A part of Amycolatopsis camponoti genomic DNA contains:
- a CDS encoding SDR family NAD(P)-dependent oxidoreductase, with product MSTAQHKIGSGFGATTTAAEAIAGTDLTGKLAVVTGGYSGIGLETTRALVGAGAHVVIPARRPEVVLDRAGVEVDRLDLGDLDSVRDFADRFLATGRSIDLLIANAGVMACPETRVGPGWEAQFATNHLGHFALVNRLWPAVAEGARVVSLSSRGHHYSPIRWDDVQFTRGYDKWTAYGQAKTANVLFAVRLDELGASRGVHAFALHPGGIMTPLQRHLSEAEKIERGWIDEAGNYLVQFKTPEQGAATTVWAATSPQLAGLGGLYLEDCDVAELSPVDAVGMTESGVRRYAVDRDEARRLWTLSAELTGVDAFA from the coding sequence ATGAGCACCGCACAGCACAAGATCGGATCGGGCTTCGGCGCCACCACCACGGCCGCCGAGGCCATCGCGGGCACCGACCTCACCGGGAAGCTCGCCGTCGTCACCGGCGGCTACTCCGGGATCGGCCTCGAAACCACCCGCGCGCTCGTCGGCGCCGGCGCCCACGTCGTCATCCCGGCCCGCCGCCCCGAGGTCGTCCTCGACCGTGCCGGCGTCGAGGTCGACCGCCTGGACCTGGGCGATCTCGACAGCGTCCGCGACTTCGCGGACCGGTTCCTGGCCACCGGGCGGTCGATCGACCTCCTCATCGCCAACGCGGGCGTGATGGCCTGCCCCGAAACGCGCGTCGGCCCGGGCTGGGAAGCCCAGTTCGCCACCAACCACCTCGGTCACTTCGCGCTGGTCAACCGGCTGTGGCCGGCCGTCGCCGAGGGTGCCCGCGTCGTCTCGCTGTCCTCGCGCGGCCACCACTACTCCCCCATCCGCTGGGACGACGTCCAGTTCACCCGTGGCTACGACAAGTGGACGGCCTACGGGCAGGCCAAGACGGCCAACGTGCTCTTCGCCGTCCGGCTCGACGAGCTGGGCGCTTCCCGCGGCGTCCACGCGTTCGCGCTGCACCCCGGCGGCATCATGACGCCGCTGCAGCGGCACCTGTCGGAGGCCGAGAAGATCGAACGCGGCTGGATCGACGAGGCCGGGAACTACCTCGTGCAGTTCAAGACCCCGGAGCAGGGCGCGGCGACCACGGTCTGGGCGGCGACGTCGCCGCAGCTGGCCGGGCTCGGCGGGCTGTACCTCGAGGACTGCGACGTCGCCGAGCTGTCGCCCGTGGACGCCGTGGGCATGACCGAATCGGGCGTCCGCCGGTACGCCGTGGACCGCGACGAGGCCCGTCGCCTGTGGACGCTGTCGGCGGAGCTGACCGGTGTGGACGCTTTCGCGTGA
- a CDS encoding DUF6069 family protein, whose product MADYYGNQPQDVRPGIDARRLWAGGVATAVIAALLAVVGLLIARGVFEVEVLAPKGEGVWGNASTTTYALVAAAVALLATGLMHLLSVATPAPSQFFGWIMVLVTLIAVVLPLTLTVAPSAKIATAAINLVIGLVIATVVNSMAASARTLHRRRSQQQPAPPTRQYPQQPPPTTRYYDQ is encoded by the coding sequence ATGGCCGACTACTACGGGAACCAGCCCCAGGACGTCCGCCCGGGGATCGACGCGCGCAGGCTGTGGGCGGGCGGCGTGGCGACGGCGGTGATCGCGGCCCTGCTCGCGGTGGTCGGGCTGCTGATCGCGCGCGGGGTCTTCGAGGTCGAAGTGCTGGCCCCAAAAGGCGAGGGCGTCTGGGGCAACGCGAGCACCACGACGTACGCCCTGGTCGCCGCCGCGGTGGCCCTGCTCGCCACCGGGCTGATGCACCTGCTCAGCGTCGCCACGCCCGCGCCGTCGCAGTTCTTCGGCTGGATCATGGTGCTGGTGACGCTGATCGCGGTGGTCCTGCCGCTGACGCTGACCGTCGCCCCGAGCGCGAAGATCGCCACGGCCGCGATCAACCTCGTCATCGGGCTGGTGATCGCCACGGTGGTCAACAGCATGGCGGCCAGCGCCCGGACGCTGCACCGGCGCCGCAGCCAGCAGCAACCCGCGCCGCCGACGCGCCAGTACCCGCAACAGCCGCCGCCGACGACCCGCTACTACGACCAGTGA
- a CDS encoding nitroreductase/quinone reductase family protein, with amino-acid sequence MDTADVRTTNRRVIEQFRAGGEVEGMHRERLVLLTTTGRRSGKRRTVPMMYHRDGERLLVVASNMGAAKHPGWYLNLIADSRVKVEVDGATFDGEALPLLGADYVRTWTELEKHYPFLADHQAKARKAKRVIPIVELSEEDLG; translated from the coding sequence GTGGACACCGCCGACGTGCGGACGACGAACCGCCGCGTGATCGAGCAGTTCCGGGCGGGTGGCGAGGTCGAGGGCATGCACCGCGAGCGGCTGGTGCTGCTGACGACGACGGGCCGGCGCTCCGGTAAGCGGCGCACGGTGCCGATGATGTACCACCGCGACGGCGAGAGACTGCTGGTCGTGGCTTCGAACATGGGAGCCGCGAAGCACCCGGGCTGGTACCTGAACCTGATCGCGGATTCCCGGGTGAAGGTGGAGGTGGACGGCGCGACGTTCGACGGGGAAGCGCTGCCGCTGCTGGGGGCGGACTACGTGCGGACGTGGACGGAGCTGGAGAAGCACTACCCGTTCCTGGCTGACCACCAGGCGAAGGCCCGGAAGGCCAAGCGGGTGATCCCGATCGTGGAACTGTCCGAAGAGGACCTCGGCTGA
- a CDS encoding ABC transporter permease, which yields MNAIAKGISDGRIITWRNLMNVRRNPDWLMAATLQPIMFVLLFAYVFGNAIGGESGGAAYREFLIAGIFAQTVAFNSAFTVIGFANDLQKGIIDRFRSLPMSRIAVVLGRTTSDLVVSVVALVVMSACGLIVGWRIRGSFWDALLGYLVMLMFAWALSWVGALIGLAARSVEVAQSLGLVWMFPLSFISSAFVPTQTLPAFLKAIADWNPFTAVINATRDLFGNRFGPAPTGWPAENAALYAILCCVAIIAVFAPLATAKYRRVASK from the coding sequence GTGAACGCGATCGCGAAGGGAATCTCGGACGGCCGCATCATCACGTGGCGCAACCTGATGAACGTCCGCCGCAACCCCGACTGGCTGATGGCCGCGACCTTGCAGCCGATCATGTTCGTGCTGCTGTTCGCCTACGTCTTCGGCAACGCGATCGGCGGCGAGTCGGGCGGCGCGGCCTACCGCGAGTTCCTCATCGCGGGCATCTTCGCCCAGACGGTGGCGTTCAACTCGGCGTTCACCGTGATCGGCTTCGCGAACGACCTGCAGAAGGGCATCATCGACCGGTTCCGCTCGCTGCCGATGTCCCGCATCGCGGTGGTCCTCGGCCGGACGACGTCCGACCTGGTGGTCAGCGTGGTGGCGCTGGTCGTGATGTCGGCGTGCGGCCTGATCGTGGGCTGGCGGATCCGCGGCAGCTTCTGGGACGCGCTGCTGGGGTACCTGGTGATGCTGATGTTCGCGTGGGCCCTGTCGTGGGTCGGCGCGCTGATCGGCCTGGCGGCGCGCAGCGTGGAGGTGGCGCAGAGCCTGGGGCTGGTCTGGATGTTCCCGCTGAGCTTCATCTCGTCGGCGTTCGTCCCGACGCAGACGCTGCCGGCGTTCCTCAAGGCGATCGCGGACTGGAACCCGTTCACGGCGGTGATCAACGCGACGCGCGACCTGTTCGGCAACCGGTTCGGGCCGGCGCCGACGGGGTGGCCGGCCGAGAACGCGGCGCTGTACGCGATCCTGTGCTGCGTGGCGATCATCGCGGTGTTCGCCCCGCTGGCCACGGCGAAGTACCGGCGGGTGGCGAGCAAGTAG
- a CDS encoding ATP-binding cassette domain-containing protein, producing the protein MPEPDCAVQVRGLVKTYGSTRALDGVDLDIPAGRVLGLLGPNGAGKTTTVRILTTLLRPDSGSARVAGYDVLTQPDEVRQRIGLSGQYAAVDENLTGFENLYMVGRLYGRRKSAARSRARELLARFALEDAADRPAKGYSGGMRRRLDLAGALVAEPTVVVLDEPTTGLDPGGRLDTWGVIKELVADGTTVLLTTQYLEEADQLADSIVVIDHGRVIARGTADELKAQIGGERLELVVASAADLPATLEVLREVGTGEPSGDDHTRRAEIFVDTGPKALIEALRRLDSHGIAVQDVALHRPTLDDVFLSLTGHGAEPAEEVAK; encoded by the coding sequence ATGCCCGAACCGGACTGTGCCGTCCAGGTGCGCGGACTCGTCAAGACCTACGGGTCGACCCGCGCGCTCGACGGCGTCGACCTCGACATCCCGGCCGGGCGCGTGCTCGGCCTGCTCGGCCCGAACGGCGCCGGGAAGACGACCACGGTCCGCATCCTGACGACGCTGCTGCGGCCGGACTCGGGGTCGGCGCGGGTGGCCGGGTACGACGTCTTGACCCAGCCCGACGAGGTGCGGCAGCGGATCGGGCTGTCCGGCCAGTACGCGGCCGTCGACGAGAACCTCACCGGGTTCGAAAACCTTTACATGGTCGGGCGGTTGTACGGCAGGCGGAAGTCCGCCGCCCGGTCGCGCGCCCGGGAGCTGCTGGCCCGGTTCGCGCTCGAAGATGCCGCGGACCGGCCGGCGAAGGGCTATTCGGGCGGCATGCGGCGGCGGCTCGACCTGGCCGGCGCGCTGGTCGCCGAGCCGACCGTCGTCGTCCTCGACGAGCCGACCACCGGCCTCGACCCGGGCGGGCGCCTCGACACCTGGGGCGTCATCAAGGAGCTGGTCGCGGACGGCACGACCGTGCTGCTGACCACCCAGTACCTCGAAGAGGCCGACCAGCTCGCCGACTCGATCGTGGTGATCGACCACGGCCGGGTGATCGCGCGCGGCACGGCCGACGAGCTCAAGGCGCAGATCGGCGGCGAACGGCTGGAACTGGTCGTCGCCTCGGCCGCCGACCTGCCGGCCACCCTGGAGGTGCTGCGCGAGGTGGGCACCGGCGAGCCGTCCGGCGACGACCACACGCGGCGCGCCGAGATCTTCGTCGACACCGGGCCGAAGGCGCTCATCGAAGCCTTGCGCCGGCTCGATTCCCACGGCATCGCCGTCCAGGACGTCGCCCTGCACCGGCCGACGCTCGACGACGTGTTCCTGTCCCTGACCGGCCACGGCGCCGAACCCGCCGAGGAGGTGGCGAAGTGA
- a CDS encoding OsmC family protein codes for MDTEELRATQAPLKDKYREQPESAVVTLHADAELDGLGISCKVETGRAVVEAGLHPATGGDGTLACSGDMLLEALVACAGVTLRAVATSLGLEVRGGRVRAEGELDFRGTLAVAKDAPVGFRAIRLSFALDTDASGEQLATLEKLTERYCVVFQTLRTPPELAVTLAAAQG; via the coding sequence ATGGACACCGAAGAGCTGCGCGCGACCCAGGCCCCGTTGAAGGACAAGTACCGCGAGCAGCCGGAGAGCGCGGTCGTCACGCTGCACGCCGACGCCGAGCTCGACGGCCTCGGGATCTCCTGCAAGGTCGAAACGGGCCGCGCGGTCGTGGAAGCCGGCCTGCACCCGGCGACCGGCGGCGACGGCACCCTCGCGTGTTCCGGCGACATGCTGCTGGAGGCGCTCGTCGCGTGCGCCGGCGTGACGCTGCGGGCGGTGGCGACGTCGCTGGGCCTGGAGGTGCGCGGCGGCCGGGTCCGCGCCGAAGGCGAACTGGACTTCCGCGGCACCCTCGCCGTCGCGAAGGACGCGCCGGTGGGCTTCCGCGCGATCCGGCTGTCGTTCGCCCTCGACACCGACGCTTCCGGAGAGCAGCTCGCCACGCTCGAAAAGCTGACCGAGCGCTATTGCGTCGTGTTCCAGACGCTCCGGACGCCGCCGGAACTGGCCGTCACGCTCGCGGCGGCTCAGGGATAA
- a CDS encoding M4 family metallopeptidase, which produces MELRRPVVLAATGILVGALCITGTAQAQPTPNATPDAAPSALAQATTAAAGLVASRPAALHASADDVFQAQKAISSTNGLQYIPYERSYKGLPVVGGDFVVATNSTGQVLGTSVAQDQTINLASTTGKVTKAAAEATARQQLSAVDSVSPAQQVVYALGSPTLAWKSTVVGRDAEGPSRLDVIVDATTGKVLKTQEHVLNGDGTSAWNGPNPVHLDTTHSGSTYSLKDPTITNTSCQDAANNTTFSGPDDLWGNGTASNRETGCVDALFAAQTENKMLSQWLGRNSFDGSGGGWPIRVGLNDQNAYYDGSQVQIGKNTAGGWIGSIDVVAHEHGHGIDDHTPGGISGAGTQEFVADVFGASTEWFANEPAPYDQPDFLVGEQVNLVGSGPIRNMYNPSALGDKNCYDSSVPNGEVHAAAGPGNHWFYLLAEGTNPTNGQPTSSTCNSSTVTGLGVQTAVKIFYNAMLLKTTSSSYLKYRTWTLTAAKNLFPGSCTEFNTVKAAWDAISVPAQSADPTCSATGTVTVSNPGNQSTVTGTAVNLPLSASGGTAPYSWTATGLPAGLSINASTGTISGTATTAGTSSVTVTAKDAANKTGTASFSWTVGTTTGCSGQKIVNGGFESGSGSWTGTTGAIGQWASSGEAAHGGTYSAWLDGYGSTHTESVAQSVSIPAGCHASLTFYVHIDTAETTTTTAYDKLTVTNGSATLGSYSNLNKASGYALKTIDVSSAAGGTLALKFTGTEDSSLQTSFVIDDVAVTLS; this is translated from the coding sequence ATGGAACTGAGACGTCCAGTCGTCTTGGCAGCAACCGGCATACTCGTCGGCGCGCTCTGCATCACCGGTACCGCACAGGCGCAACCCACCCCGAACGCCACCCCGGACGCGGCTCCGAGCGCCCTGGCCCAGGCCACGACCGCGGCCGCCGGCCTCGTGGCGAGCAGGCCCGCCGCGCTGCACGCCAGCGCGGACGACGTTTTCCAGGCCCAGAAAGCGATTTCCTCGACGAACGGCCTCCAGTACATCCCCTACGAGCGCAGCTACAAGGGCCTGCCCGTCGTCGGCGGCGACTTCGTCGTGGCGACCAACTCGACGGGCCAGGTGCTCGGCACCTCCGTCGCGCAGGACCAGACCATCAACCTCGCCTCGACCACCGGCAAGGTGACGAAGGCCGCGGCCGAGGCGACCGCGCGGCAGCAGCTGTCCGCCGTGGACAGCGTGAGCCCCGCCCAGCAGGTCGTCTACGCGCTCGGCTCGCCGACGCTGGCCTGGAAGAGCACGGTCGTCGGCCGCGACGCCGAAGGCCCGAGCCGGCTCGACGTCATCGTCGACGCCACCACCGGCAAGGTGCTCAAGACGCAGGAGCACGTCCTCAACGGTGACGGCACCAGCGCGTGGAACGGGCCGAACCCGGTGCACCTCGACACGACGCACTCGGGCAGCACGTACTCGCTGAAGGACCCGACGATCACCAACACGTCCTGCCAGGACGCGGCCAACAACACCACCTTCAGCGGGCCGGACGACCTCTGGGGCAACGGCACCGCCAGCAACCGCGAAACCGGCTGCGTCGACGCGCTGTTCGCCGCCCAGACCGAGAACAAGATGCTCTCGCAGTGGCTGGGCCGCAACAGCTTCGACGGCAGCGGCGGCGGCTGGCCGATCCGCGTCGGCCTGAACGACCAGAACGCCTACTACGACGGCAGCCAGGTCCAGATCGGCAAGAACACCGCCGGTGGCTGGATCGGCTCGATCGACGTCGTCGCGCACGAGCACGGCCACGGCATCGACGACCACACCCCGGGTGGCATCTCCGGTGCGGGCACGCAGGAGTTCGTCGCGGACGTCTTCGGCGCCTCGACCGAGTGGTTCGCGAACGAGCCCGCTCCCTACGACCAGCCGGACTTCCTCGTCGGCGAGCAGGTCAACCTCGTCGGTTCCGGCCCGATCCGCAACATGTACAACCCGTCGGCGCTGGGCGACAAGAACTGCTACGACAGCTCCGTCCCCAACGGTGAGGTGCACGCGGCCGCCGGCCCCGGCAACCACTGGTTCTACCTGCTGGCCGAAGGCACCAACCCGACCAACGGGCAGCCGACCAGCTCGACCTGCAACAGCTCGACGGTCACCGGCCTCGGTGTCCAGACCGCGGTGAAGATCTTCTACAACGCGATGCTGCTCAAGACCACCAGCAGCTCGTACCTGAAGTACCGCACCTGGACGCTGACCGCGGCGAAGAACCTCTTCCCGGGCAGCTGCACCGAGTTCAACACCGTCAAGGCGGCGTGGGACGCGATCAGCGTGCCGGCGCAGTCGGCCGACCCGACCTGCTCGGCGACCGGCACGGTCACCGTTTCGAACCCGGGCAACCAGTCGACCGTCACCGGCACCGCGGTGAACCTGCCGCTGTCGGCCAGCGGTGGCACCGCGCCGTACTCCTGGACCGCCACCGGCCTGCCGGCCGGCCTGTCGATCAACGCCTCCACCGGCACGATCTCGGGCACCGCGACCACCGCGGGCACCTCGAGCGTCACGGTGACGGCGAAGGACGCGGCCAACAAGACCGGCACGGCGTCGTTCTCCTGGACCGTCGGCACCACCACCGGCTGCTCCGGCCAGAAGATCGTCAACGGCGGCTTCGAATCGGGCAGCGGCAGCTGGACCGGCACCACCGGTGCCATCGGCCAGTGGGCGTCCTCGGGTGAAGCCGCGCACGGCGGCACGTACAGCGCTTGGCTCGACGGCTACGGCTCCACGCACACGGAGTCGGTCGCGCAGTCGGTCAGCATCCCGGCGGGCTGCCACGCCAGCCTGACGTTCTACGTGCACATCGACACCGCGGAAACGACCACCACCACCGCCTACGACAAGCTGACCGTCACCAACGGCAGCGCGACGCTGGGCAGCTACTCCAACCTGAACAAGGCGTCCGGGTACGCGCTCAAGACGATCGACGTTTCGTCGGCCGCCGGCGGCACCCTGGCGCTGAAGTTCACCGGCACCGAGGACAGCTCCCTGCAGACGTCGTTCGTGATCGACGACGTCGCGGTGACGCTGAGCTGA
- the msrA gene encoding peptide-methionine (S)-S-oxide reductase MsrA: MSTSTERAVLAGGCFWGMQELFRRQPGVISTRVGYSGGDVPNATYRNHGTHAEAIEVVYDPTRTTFRDLLEFFFQVHDPTTKNRQGNDIGVSYRSAIFFENDEQKRVAEDTIADVEASGLWPGKVVTEVSPVGDFWEAEPEHQDYLQRIPNGYTCHFVRPGWKLPKREKTA; this comes from the coding sequence GTGAGCACGTCAACCGAAAGGGCCGTCCTGGCCGGCGGCTGCTTCTGGGGCATGCAGGAGCTGTTCCGCCGTCAGCCCGGGGTCATCTCGACCCGGGTCGGTTACAGCGGCGGCGACGTCCCGAACGCGACCTACCGCAACCACGGCACGCACGCCGAGGCCATCGAGGTGGTCTACGACCCCACCCGGACCACGTTCCGCGATCTGCTCGAGTTCTTCTTCCAGGTGCACGACCCGACGACGAAGAACCGTCAGGGCAACGACATCGGCGTGAGCTACCGCTCCGCGATCTTCTTCGAAAACGACGAGCAGAAGCGCGTCGCCGAGGACACGATCGCCGACGTCGAAGCGTCCGGGCTGTGGCCGGGCAAGGTCGTCACCGAAGTCAGCCCGGTGGGCGACTTCTGGGAGGCCGAGCCGGAGCACCAGGACTACCTGCAGCGCATTCCGAACGGGTATACGTGCCACTTCGTGCGCCCGGGCTGGAAGCTCCCGAAGCGCGAGAAGACCGCCTGA
- a CDS encoding tautomerase family protein, with the protein MPFANFKVPAGTLTPEQKELIVTRTTDLYSEIYGDRARANTMVLVEEVSDGGWGIGGDVLTLAKLQAG; encoded by the coding sequence ATGCCGTTCGCCAACTTCAAGGTCCCCGCCGGCACCCTCACCCCGGAGCAGAAGGAGCTGATCGTCACCCGCACGACCGACCTGTACTCCGAGATCTACGGCGACCGCGCCCGCGCGAACACGATGGTGCTGGTCGAAGAGGTCTCCGACGGCGGCTGGGGCATCGGCGGCGACGTCCTCACCCTGGCGAAGCTGCAGGCCGGGTGA
- a CDS encoding TetR/AcrR family transcriptional regulator yields MDVRTRILEAAADLLAHSGDFSTRAVCEAAGVGAPALYRQFGDKEGLLAAVVDHGFERYLAGKRAAKPSGDPVRDLRDGWDNHVAFALAHPNHYRLMYSGLSTPPGAAAEAHGLLLAVLERCAAAGRLTLPPPLAAQMVMAANAGVALSMITRPELYPDAGFSVRVRESVLAGVLAAARPEPDDVAATATTLAAQLPSAVPGDLTAAEVTLLREWLARLSVHSGR; encoded by the coding sequence GTGGACGTGAGAACGCGGATCCTGGAGGCGGCGGCCGACCTGCTGGCGCACTCCGGCGACTTCTCCACGCGGGCGGTCTGCGAGGCGGCCGGCGTCGGGGCGCCGGCGCTGTACCGGCAGTTCGGCGACAAGGAAGGCCTGCTCGCCGCCGTCGTCGACCACGGGTTCGAGCGGTACCTCGCCGGCAAGCGGGCCGCGAAGCCGTCCGGCGACCCGGTGCGCGACCTGCGCGACGGCTGGGACAACCACGTCGCGTTCGCGCTCGCCCACCCCAACCACTACCGCCTGATGTACTCGGGCCTGTCGACACCACCGGGGGCGGCCGCCGAGGCGCACGGCCTGCTGCTCGCGGTCCTGGAGCGCTGCGCGGCGGCGGGACGACTGACGCTGCCGCCGCCGCTCGCCGCGCAGATGGTCATGGCCGCCAACGCCGGTGTCGCGCTGTCGATGATCACGCGGCCGGAGCTCTACCCGGACGCCGGGTTTTCCGTCCGGGTGCGCGAAAGCGTGCTGGCCGGGGTCCTCGCGGCGGCGCGGCCGGAGCCGGACGACGTCGCCGCGACGGCGACGACGCTCGCCGCTCAGCTGCCTTCCGCGGTACCGGGGGACCTGACGGCCGCCGAAGTGACGTTGCTGCGGGAGTGGCTGGCGCGGTTGAGCGTCCACAGTGGACGCTGA
- a CDS encoding STAS domain-containing protein: MRDHDVTLSERTSGALVVEIQGELDIGTVLRWTTLIEAAICELPEPHLLVLDLTALRFLSVRGARGLLEAVESCRDRGITGCLIVPPGGAAARVVRLTGLAARVRVFPSRLTAIAACQPVEMRWLPG; encoded by the coding sequence ATGCGCGACCACGACGTGACGCTCTCGGAGCGGACCAGCGGTGCGCTGGTCGTCGAAATCCAAGGCGAGCTGGACATCGGCACCGTGCTGCGGTGGACGACGTTGATCGAAGCCGCCATCTGCGAACTGCCGGAGCCGCACCTGCTGGTCCTCGACCTGACGGCGCTGCGGTTCCTGTCGGTGCGCGGGGCCCGGGGGTTGCTCGAGGCGGTGGAGAGCTGCCGGGACCGCGGCATCACCGGCTGTCTGATCGTCCCGCCGGGCGGCGCGGCCGCCCGGGTGGTGCGGCTGACGGGGCTGGCCGCCCGGGTCCGGGTCTTCCCGAGCCGGCTGACGGCGATCGCCGCCTGCCAGCCGGTGGAGATGCGGTGGCTGCCGGGCTGA
- a CDS encoding three-helix bundle dimerization domain-containing protein, translating into MTTQTLDTIASEQLDLQLHVVEDRLRQDYADLDPTSAHSLVERERTRFAAARIHAFVPILVERAVRETLADPAGRHRR; encoded by the coding sequence ATGACCACTCAGACGCTCGACACGATCGCCTCCGAACAGCTCGACCTCCAGCTGCACGTGGTCGAGGACCGGCTGCGTCAGGACTACGCGGACCTGGACCCGACGTCCGCCCACAGCCTCGTCGAACGCGAACGGACCCGGTTCGCCGCCGCGCGGATCCACGCGTTCGTCCCGATCCTCGTCGAGCGGGCCGTCCGCGAGACGCTGGCGGACCCGGCGGGCCGCCACCGGCGCTAA
- a CDS encoding L,D-transpeptidase — protein MNRRMIALLGGVAAMAGTLAFAGTAEAASSTPCGAAAKACVQRSSNTAWLTDGAGHVTYGGVPITVGLAKYPTPLGTFHVQYKDIDHYSKQFNGPMPYSVFFTNTGVAFHQGSLKVKSHGCVHLSHAAAVTFYNSLHPGDVVQVVP, from the coding sequence ATGAACCGGAGGATGATCGCACTACTGGGCGGGGTCGCCGCGATGGCGGGGACCTTGGCGTTCGCGGGAACGGCCGAAGCGGCGTCGTCGACGCCGTGCGGTGCCGCCGCGAAGGCCTGTGTCCAGCGCAGTTCGAATACGGCGTGGCTGACGGACGGTGCCGGCCACGTCACCTACGGCGGAGTCCCGATCACGGTCGGGCTCGCGAAGTACCCGACACCGCTCGGGACGTTCCACGTGCAGTACAAGGACATCGACCACTACAGCAAGCAGTTCAACGGGCCGATGCCGTACTCGGTGTTCTTCACGAACACCGGCGTGGCGTTCCACCAGGGCAGCCTGAAGGTCAAGTCGCACGGGTGCGTGCACCTTTCGCACGCGGCCGCGGTGACGTTCTACAACTCGCTGCACCCGGGTGACGTCGTCCAGGTCGTGCCCTGA
- a CDS encoding NAD-dependent succinate-semialdehyde dehydrogenase, with the protein MYSVTNPATGELVEEIPNSTDEEVRAAIDRVHGGFAAWRARPVAERAAIVLRAAELFAERADELAAIMTLEMGKRINEGRGEVGVVVDIFRYYGERGPELLADEPLPIRGGEAVLTKEPIGALLGVMPWNFPAYQVARFVAPNLVLGNTILLKHASICPRSAMAIESVLRDAGVPPDAYVNVFASSRQVPWMLADPRLVGVSLTGSEQAGISVAAEAGRNLKKCVLELGGSDPLIVLDTDDLDETVKITATARMRNCGQSCNAPKRMIVLGELYDEFVDRLAKRVAEYYVPGDPADPATTLPPLASIAAAEEVAGQVSTAVREGAKLRAGGRRVPGPGAYLEATVLTDVAPGMAAYHEEIFGPVVLVFRAETEDEAVALANDTPFGLGASVFGTDRERALRVARRIEAGMVYLNKSGGSEADLPFGGIKRSGIGRELGALGIEEFMNKKPIRL; encoded by the coding sequence ATGTATTCCGTCACGAACCCCGCCACCGGTGAACTCGTGGAGGAGATCCCGAACTCGACCGACGAGGAGGTCCGCGCCGCGATCGACCGCGTCCACGGGGGGTTCGCGGCCTGGCGCGCCCGGCCGGTCGCCGAGCGGGCCGCGATCGTGCTGCGCGCGGCGGAGCTGTTCGCCGAACGCGCCGACGAGCTGGCGGCGATCATGACCCTTGAAATGGGCAAGCGGATCAACGAGGGGCGCGGCGAGGTCGGCGTCGTCGTCGACATCTTCCGGTACTACGGCGAGCGCGGCCCGGAGCTGCTGGCCGACGAGCCCCTCCCGATCCGCGGCGGCGAAGCGGTGCTGACGAAGGAGCCGATCGGGGCACTGCTCGGCGTCATGCCGTGGAACTTCCCGGCCTACCAGGTCGCCCGGTTCGTGGCGCCGAACCTGGTACTGGGCAACACGATCCTCCTCAAGCACGCGTCGATCTGCCCGCGCTCGGCGATGGCCATCGAGAGCGTGCTGCGCGACGCGGGGGTGCCGCCGGACGCGTACGTGAACGTGTTCGCGTCGAGCCGCCAGGTCCCGTGGATGCTCGCCGACCCGCGCCTGGTCGGGGTCTCGCTGACGGGCAGCGAGCAGGCGGGGATCTCCGTCGCGGCCGAGGCCGGGCGGAACCTCAAGAAGTGCGTCCTGGAGCTGGGCGGGTCCGACCCCCTGATCGTGCTGGACACCGACGACCTGGACGAGACGGTCAAGATCACCGCGACGGCCCGGATGCGCAACTGCGGGCAGTCGTGCAACGCGCCGAAGCGGATGATCGTTTTGGGTGAGCTTTACGACGAGTTCGTGGACCGGTTGGCCAAGCGCGTGGCGGAGTACTACGTACCGGGCGACCCCGCTGATCCGGCGACGACGCTGCCGCCGTTGGCTTCCATCGCGGCGGCGGAGGAGGTGGCTGGTCAGGTCTCGACGGCTGTCCGGGAGGGCGCGAAGTTGCGCGCCGGCGGGCGGCGGGTGCCCGGACCCGGGGCTTATCTGGAAGCGACCGTCTTGACCGATGTGGCTCCGGGGATGGCCGCTTATCACGAGGAGATCTTCGGGCCCGTCGTGCTGGTTTTCCGGGCTGAGACCGAGGATGAGGCGGTCGCCCTGGCCAATGACACGCCGTTCGGGTTGGGGGCCAGCGTTTTCGGTACTGATCGGGAACGGGCTTTGCGGGTGGCTCGGCGGATCGAGGCTGGGATGGTTTATCTCAACAAGTCGGGTGGGTCGGAGGCGGATTTGCCCTTTGGTGGGATCAAGCGGTCGGGGATTGGGCGGGAACTGGGGGCTTTGGGGATTGAGGAGTTCATGAACAAGAAACCGATCCGGCTTTGA